One Lucilia cuprina isolate Lc7/37 chromosome 4, ASM2204524v1, whole genome shotgun sequence DNA segment encodes these proteins:
- the LOC111675655 gene encoding seminase-like: MFKLKTCFKLLIICQLVLLQITQVFPQIQSRIVGGKPTTINQVPYLVQLLENGKFFCGGTLVAPRFVVTAAHCVKGMQARRLSIVAGATKLSQPGVRSRVSKIMVPKGFNKATMNMDVAVLKLQKPVRGKGIRPAGLCNRNWRPGAPVKVSGWGLLNENGRNVAQQVRTVNVRVIGRAKCQAQYGRQALISRTMFCAAIPGRKDACLGDSGGPAFVNGQFCGVVSWGIGCARRGFPGVYTNVNVVRKFIRNAMRR, encoded by the coding sequence atgtttaaattaaaaacgtgTTTTAAACTGTTAATAATATGTCAGTtagttttattgcaaataacACAAGTTTTCCCACAAATTCAATCACGTATTGTGGGTGGAAAACCAACCACAATTAACCAAGTACCATATTTAGTGCAACTGTTggaaaatggtaaatttttttGCGGTGGCACTTTGGTAGCTCCACGCTTTGTTGTCACCGCCGCCCATTGTGTTAAGGGTATGCAAGCCCGTCGTTTGTCGATAGTGGCCGGTGCTACTAAGCTATCCCAACCTGGTGTTCGATCTAGAGTTAGCAAAATAATGGTGCCCAAAGGTTTCAACAAAGCTACCATGAATATGGATGTGGCAGTTTTGAAACTACAAAAACCAGTTAGAGGCAAAGGAATACGACCTGCAGGTTTGTGTAATAGAAATTGGCGTCCAGGCGCACCAGTAAAAGTATCCGGTTGGGGATTGCTAAATGAAAATGGTAGAAATGTGGCACAACAAGTACGCACTGTGAATGTGAGAGTGATTGGAAGAGCTAAATGTCAGGCACAATATGGTCGACAGGCTCTGATTAGCAGGACAATGTTTTGTGCAGCTATTCCTGGACGTAAAGATGCATGTTTAGGTGATTCAGGTGGTCCTGCTTTTGTAAATGGTCAATTTTGCGGTGTAGTATCATGGGGTATTGGTTGTGCCCGTAGAGGATTTCCGGGTGTCTATACTAATGTCAATGTGGTTCGTAAGTTTATAAGAAACGCCATGAGAAGGTAA